A genomic segment from Falsibacillus pallidus encodes:
- the coaW gene encoding type II pantothenate kinase, whose translation MDKKQIGIDAGGSLIKIAYFENGMLHTKMYSNEQTDEFMGWISFLSLNHKVVLTGGKAVKLRNHFQGSKVIPEFEATAIGTDYLLKKEKNVMGAYILTMIGTGTSIQYIHQGKGERLLGSGIGGGSILGLGRLLTGSTNFHELMELAEKGQAGKLDLQVRDIFESDDTPIPGDLTAANFGKVYGMDTFSKEDQMAAVTNMAAETIVLLSTQAALSKGVRDIVFVGGAIEGNTYFRKRLATFRKMMDYTPHFLDRGPFVGAIGAMLSGN comes from the coding sequence ATGGATAAAAAACAAATTGGTATAGATGCAGGCGGTTCTCTTATTAAGATTGCTTATTTTGAGAATGGCATGCTGCACACAAAAATGTACAGTAATGAGCAAACAGACGAATTTATGGGATGGATTTCGTTTCTCAGTTTAAATCATAAAGTGGTTTTAACCGGAGGAAAAGCTGTGAAACTGAGAAATCATTTTCAAGGAAGTAAAGTCATTCCCGAGTTTGAGGCAACGGCAATCGGAACAGATTATCTGCTGAAAAAGGAAAAGAATGTAATGGGTGCCTATATCTTGACCATGATTGGAACAGGAACATCCATTCAGTATATCCACCAAGGAAAAGGAGAGAGGCTCCTTGGCAGTGGAATTGGAGGAGGTTCTATCCTTGGTCTTGGGCGATTATTGACTGGGAGCACAAATTTTCATGAATTAATGGAGCTTGCAGAAAAAGGGCAGGCAGGAAAATTGGATCTTCAGGTCCGTGATATTTTTGAATCGGATGATACGCCCATTCCAGGTGACTTGACAGCTGCTAACTTTGGAAAGGTGTATGGAATGGACACATTTTCAAAGGAAGATCAAATGGCAGCTGTCACTAATATGGCAGCGGAAACAATTGTACTCCTCTCCACTCAGGCAGCACTGTCCAAGGGAGTCAGGGACATTGTATTTGTGGGAGGGGCCATTGAAGGTAATACATATTTTAGAAAAAGGCTTGCGACATTCAGGAAAATGATGGACTACACCCCCCATTTTCTTGATAGAGGTCCATTTGTCGGAGCGATTGGTGCAATGCTTTCGGGGAATTGA
- a CDS encoding 1,4-dihydroxy-2-naphthoate polyprenyltransferase, giving the protein MNSHFESPNWGQVWWQLTRPHTLTASFVPVLIGTILALLYSRFHFFLFLAMMLACLFIQIATNLFNEYYDFKRGLDTKESVGIGGAIVKGELKPRTILNAALLLYGLSILLGVYICMSSSWWLAMVGLAGMAVGYLYTGGPLPIAYTPFGEVLAGLFMGSMFILISFFIQTGIVSRESILISVPVAILVGAINMGNNIRDLEGDREFGRKTLAILIGPKGAVVILAGMFIAAYAWIIGLVIWDAASPWLLLVLLSIKKPIDAVKGFKGRTSAKEMMAAMKATAQTNTIFGFLICIALLIQFFIEK; this is encoded by the coding sequence ATGAATTCACATTTTGAAAGTCCGAATTGGGGCCAAGTCTGGTGGCAGTTAACTCGTCCACATACATTGACTGCTTCTTTTGTTCCGGTCCTGATAGGAACCATCCTGGCTTTATTGTATTCGAGATTCCATTTTTTCTTATTCTTGGCCATGATGCTTGCTTGCCTATTCATTCAAATAGCCACGAACTTATTTAATGAATACTATGATTTCAAAAGAGGGTTGGATACGAAAGAATCCGTCGGAATCGGAGGGGCAATCGTTAAGGGCGAGTTAAAGCCTCGTACAATTTTAAATGCTGCTCTATTATTATATGGTCTTTCTATCCTGCTTGGCGTGTACATCTGTATGAGCAGCAGCTGGTGGCTGGCGATGGTCGGGCTTGCCGGAATGGCTGTCGGCTATTTATACACAGGCGGACCGCTGCCAATTGCTTACACTCCTTTTGGTGAAGTTCTGGCCGGCTTATTTATGGGCAGTATGTTCATACTAATCTCCTTTTTTATTCAAACAGGCATTGTTTCCCGTGAAAGTATATTGATTTCCGTACCCGTAGCTATTTTGGTTGGCGCCATCAATATGGGAAATAATATCCGCGATCTTGAGGGAGACAGGGAGTTCGGCCGTAAAACACTCGCCATCCTGATCGGACCTAAAGGTGCTGTCGTAATCCTTGCCGGCATGTTTATCGCTGCCTATGCATGGATTATTGGGCTGGTCATCTGGGACGCTGCTTCTCCGTGGCTGCTCCTTGTTCTTTTGAGTATAAAAAAACCAATCGATGCAGTTAAAGGCTTTAAGGGGAGGACGTCTGCCAAGGAAATGATGGCTGCCATGAAGGCAACTGCCCAAACAAACACAATCTTTGGATTTTTGATATGCATCGCACTTTTAATTCAATTTTTTATTGAAAAATAA
- the proS gene encoding proline--tRNA ligase codes for MGKDKKFVEEITAMETDFAQWYTDVVKKADLVDYGSVRGSMIIRPYGYAIWENIRDVLDAKIKETGHSNVYMPLFIPESLLQKEKDHIEGFAPEVAWVTHGGDEELHERLCVRPTSEILFCEHYANIIHSYRDLPMLYNQWSNVVRWEKTTRPFLRSLEFLWQEGHTCHADEEDAMDETLKMLDVYANVCEEYLAVPVLKGRKTEKEKFAGAVSTYTIESLMHDGKALQSGTSHYLGTGFAESFGIQYSDKNGELQHVHQTSWGITTRLIGALIMVHGDNRGLVVPPRIAPTQVMIVPIAQHKEGVLDRAYELRDSLKKAVRVDIDASDKMPGWKFNEYEMKGIPLRLEIGPKDIEKNQVVLARRDTGEKEIVSIDELNTKIPELLEEIQKNLLEKAKDHREKKTNLAMNLTELQNSLNDNPGFVKGMWCGELACEEKIKEETGATSRCIPFEQEKISDSCMCCGNKADQLVYWAKAY; via the coding sequence ATGGGAAAAGATAAGAAATTTGTAGAAGAAATTACGGCAATGGAAACAGACTTTGCACAATGGTATACAGATGTAGTAAAAAAAGCAGACCTGGTTGACTACGGCTCTGTAAGGGGCTCAATGATCATCCGTCCCTACGGATATGCGATTTGGGAAAATATCCGGGATGTGCTTGATGCAAAAATAAAAGAAACAGGCCATTCGAATGTCTACATGCCGCTCTTTATTCCTGAAAGTCTCCTTCAAAAAGAGAAGGACCATATTGAAGGGTTTGCACCTGAAGTAGCCTGGGTGACTCACGGGGGTGATGAAGAGCTTCATGAACGTTTATGTGTAAGGCCGACATCTGAAATTCTCTTCTGTGAACATTACGCCAATATCATTCACTCCTACCGCGACCTCCCAATGCTTTACAATCAATGGAGCAACGTGGTGCGCTGGGAAAAGACAACACGTCCGTTCCTTCGCTCATTGGAGTTCTTATGGCAGGAGGGCCATACATGCCATGCGGATGAAGAGGATGCTATGGATGAAACATTAAAGATGCTGGATGTCTATGCGAACGTATGCGAGGAATATCTTGCCGTTCCAGTTCTCAAAGGCAGGAAAACGGAAAAAGAAAAATTTGCAGGCGCAGTTTCCACCTATACAATTGAAAGCTTGATGCATGATGGGAAAGCACTGCAGTCAGGGACTTCCCATTATCTAGGCACAGGGTTTGCTGAATCCTTTGGCATTCAATACAGCGATAAAAACGGAGAGCTGCAGCATGTCCACCAAACTTCCTGGGGAATCACCACCAGGCTCATCGGGGCCTTGATCATGGTCCATGGGGATAATAGAGGACTTGTAGTGCCGCCAAGAATTGCACCGACTCAAGTCATGATCGTCCCAATCGCCCAGCATAAAGAGGGTGTCTTGGACCGCGCTTATGAATTGCGCGATTCCTTGAAAAAGGCTGTTCGTGTTGATATTGATGCAAGTGATAAGATGCCAGGATGGAAATTCAATGAATATGAAATGAAAGGCATTCCGCTCCGCCTTGAAATCGGGCCGAAAGACATCGAAAAAAATCAAGTGGTCCTTGCAAGAAGGGATACAGGAGAGAAAGAAATTGTCAGTATAGATGAGTTGAATACTAAAATTCCTGAACTTCTTGAAGAAATACAGAAAAACCTCCTGGAAAAGGCAAAAGACCACCGCGAAAAGAAAACGAATCTCGCAATGAATTTGACAGAGCTCCAAAATAGCCTGAATGACAACCCTGGTTTTGTAAAAGGTATGTGGTGTGGGGAACTTGCCTGTGAAGAAAAAATCAAAGAAGAGACAGGGGCAACTTCCAGATGCATTCCATTTGAACAAGAAAAGATTTCTGATTCCTGCATGTGCTGTGGAAACAAGGCAGATCAATTAGTCTATTGGGCTAAAGCATACTAA
- a CDS encoding DUF3889 domain-containing protein: MKQLWRTAAIIFALNFCILGMAHAQKPVPPYAKWGRLAVEKTKQKYPKANVVDYLHIGREIKGADEVEKFKLWLKEGKKEFGVYVTIEFDPKTDQVKRIILMKTPR, encoded by the coding sequence ATGAAACAGCTTTGGAGAACTGCAGCCATTATTTTTGCCCTGAATTTCTGCATATTGGGGATGGCACATGCGCAAAAACCGGTTCCCCCTTATGCAAAGTGGGGGCGATTGGCTGTTGAAAAAACAAAACAAAAATACCCTAAAGCGAATGTCGTAGACTACCTGCATATCGGCCGGGAGATCAAAGGGGCCGATGAGGTTGAAAAATTCAAGCTTTGGCTGAAGGAAGGCAAGAAAGAATTCGGGGTATATGTGACAATCGAATTCGACCCCAAAACGGATCAAGTCAAAAGAATCATCTTAATGAAGACGCCTCGGTGA
- the mscL gene encoding large conductance mechanosensitive channel protein MscL, with amino-acid sequence MWQEFKKFALKGNVMDLAIGVIIGAAFSKIVTSLVNDIITPIVGMLLGGIDISKLSIDFYKAHITYGAFLQSVVDFFIVAFSIFFFVKLITQFKRKEQKPAAPKTDPQELLLREIRDILKEQSVERGQ; translated from the coding sequence ATGTGGCAGGAATTTAAAAAATTCGCCTTGAAAGGGAATGTAATGGATTTAGCCATTGGGGTCATTATCGGCGCTGCTTTCAGCAAGATCGTGACATCCTTGGTAAATGATATCATTACACCGATTGTCGGAATGTTATTGGGAGGTATTGATATCTCCAAACTTTCCATCGACTTTTACAAAGCACACATTACCTACGGTGCCTTCCTACAATCAGTCGTTGATTTCTTCATTGTAGCTTTTTCCATTTTCTTTTTTGTTAAACTTATCACACAGTTCAAACGTAAGGAACAAAAGCCCGCTGCCCCGAAAACAGATCCACAAGAGCTGCTTTTGCGTGAAATAAGGGATATCTTAAAAGAGCAAAGTGTCGAGCGTGGGCAATAA
- a CDS encoding sensor histidine kinase: MFVLLLTMLERLGIIVTIAFILTRFRFFRAMIYERELKKKQQYIAILFFGFFGIIGTYSGVTFNADSLDFNRWASGLTHDEAIANSRVIGVVIAGLLGGYKVGIGAGLIAGIHRFTLGGFTAAACGLATILAGIIAGAFHKEHRQIKLTNAFFIGAGAEMVQMIIILFLADPFLKALNLVEMIGIPMIFANGIGSALFLLVIKNVVSEEEKAGALQAQVTLRIANKTIPFLRKGLNGESAEAVCSILIEEMKACAVSITNQERILAHIGKGRDHHCPDEPIQTQITRQVLETGEMIVANEKSIDCVKKDCPLNAAVIAPLRQRGKTAGTLKIYFQSEKEINNISIELISGLSSLLSNQLEMAEAEHAFQLAKEAEIKALQAQIHPHFLFNTMNTIVSLIRVDADKARKLLVSFSNFIRQNLHGTTETTTTIGNELDHVKAYLSIVETRFVDKIQIEYQIDEKALTVKIPPLTLQPLVENACQHGFRDKQEQWNLEISVQTVSEGTIVGVKDNGYGIEEKMLERMGKELMASESGSGLALYNINRRLSILYGPKSTLKIQSKIGEGTMVSFFIPSREEG; this comes from the coding sequence ATGTTTGTCCTGTTATTGACCATGCTTGAGCGGCTTGGCATCATTGTGACCATTGCTTTTATTTTGACACGCTTTCGATTTTTCAGGGCAATGATTTATGAGAGGGAATTAAAAAAGAAACAGCAATATATCGCCATCCTGTTTTTCGGCTTTTTTGGAATCATTGGTACATACAGCGGAGTGACATTCAATGCAGATTCACTGGACTTTAACCGGTGGGCGAGCGGATTGACCCATGATGAAGCGATTGCGAACTCGAGGGTGATCGGTGTCGTGATTGCTGGTCTGCTTGGAGGATACAAAGTGGGAATCGGTGCCGGATTGATTGCCGGCATCCATCGTTTCACGCTAGGGGGTTTTACTGCGGCTGCATGTGGTCTAGCCACTATTTTAGCAGGGATAATTGCCGGAGCTTTTCATAAAGAACATCGGCAAATCAAACTCACCAATGCTTTCTTCATTGGGGCAGGTGCAGAAATGGTACAGATGATCATCATCCTTTTTTTAGCCGATCCATTCTTAAAAGCATTGAATCTTGTTGAAATGATTGGCATTCCCATGATTTTTGCAAATGGAATCGGTTCTGCCCTGTTTTTGCTGGTCATTAAAAATGTGGTGAGTGAAGAAGAAAAGGCTGGTGCCCTTCAAGCTCAGGTGACACTAAGGATAGCAAATAAAACCATTCCATTTTTGAGGAAAGGATTGAATGGGGAATCAGCGGAAGCGGTGTGCAGCATTTTAATAGAAGAAATGAAGGCTTGTGCCGTATCAATAACAAATCAAGAAAGAATTTTAGCTCATATTGGCAAGGGGAGGGATCATCATTGTCCCGATGAACCCATTCAAACACAGATTACAAGACAGGTGCTTGAGACAGGGGAAATGATCGTTGCCAATGAAAAATCCATTGATTGTGTTAAAAAGGACTGCCCGCTTAATGCTGCCGTCATTGCACCGTTAAGACAAAGGGGGAAGACAGCAGGGACGCTTAAAATTTATTTTCAATCGGAGAAAGAAATCAACAATATCAGCATCGAATTGATATCAGGACTTAGCAGCCTTTTAAGCAACCAATTGGAGATGGCTGAAGCTGAGCATGCCTTTCAATTAGCGAAAGAGGCAGAAATCAAAGCACTGCAGGCGCAGATTCATCCTCATTTTTTATTCAATACGATGAACACCATCGTTTCACTCATTAGGGTTGATGCTGATAAAGCAAGGAAGCTGCTTGTTTCGTTTTCAAATTTCATCAGGCAGAATTTGCATGGGACAACCGAAACGACTACAACCATCGGGAATGAGTTAGATCATGTGAAAGCATATCTTTCAATTGTAGAAACACGATTTGTCGATAAGATCCAGATTGAATACCAAATAGATGAAAAGGCACTTACAGTGAAAATCCCTCCGCTGACACTGCAGCCATTGGTGGAAAATGCCTGTCAGCACGGGTTCAGGGATAAACAAGAACAATGGAACCTGGAAATCTCAGTTCAAACAGTAAGTGAAGGGACAATTGTAGGGGTAAAGGACAACGGATACGGGATTGAAGAGAAGATGCTGGAGCGGATGGGAAAGGAATTAATGGCTTCCGAGTCAGGTTCAGGACTTGCTTTATATAATATCAATAGGAGACTCTCCATATTGTACGGGCCAAAATCGACATTGAAGATTCAAAGCAAGATTGGGGAAGGGACGATGGTATCGTTTTTCATCCCATCAAGGGAGGAAGGATGA
- a CDS encoding LytR/AlgR family response regulator transcription factor — translation MNSGISVLLVDDEHYSRLELKHLLNERSHFSIIGEADNGESAVMKTIQLQPDVVFLDVEMPKMGGMEAAKALMELKSPPLIVFATAYPQFAAEAFRYEAIDYLLKPYDEIQLDQTIKRIEKQFSAPAQSNESVKPVGKLAVEGEGEIFYLDPNEIVYIHREDKLTKIVTLKKEFDSKMPLKEMENRLSPFSFFRIHKSILVNLDYVAKLTPWFSGTYQLELKGMEGNLSVSRNYVRELRAKLEI, via the coding sequence ATGAATTCAGGAATCAGTGTACTGCTCGTAGATGACGAACACTACAGCAGATTAGAGTTGAAACATTTGTTGAATGAAAGGTCTCACTTTTCCATCATTGGTGAAGCGGACAATGGGGAAAGTGCTGTGATGAAAACGATTCAACTGCAGCCGGATGTCGTTTTTTTGGATGTTGAAATGCCGAAAATGGGCGGGATGGAAGCTGCAAAGGCATTGATGGAATTGAAAAGCCCCCCTTTAATTGTTTTTGCAACGGCTTATCCGCAATTTGCCGCAGAAGCATTTCGTTATGAAGCGATCGATTACTTATTAAAGCCATATGATGAAATTCAGCTTGACCAAACAATTAAAAGGATTGAAAAACAATTTTCTGCCCCTGCTCAATCCAATGAAAGTGTTAAACCAGTCGGGAAGCTTGCTGTTGAAGGGGAAGGGGAAATCTTCTACCTCGATCCGAATGAAATTGTTTATATCCATAGAGAAGATAAATTAACAAAAATCGTTACATTGAAAAAGGAATTTGATTCAAAGATGCCTTTAAAAGAAATGGAAAATCGTCTTTCGCCATTTTCATTTTTCCGCATACATAAAAGCATCCTTGTAAATCTTGATTATGTGGCTAAATTGACGCCTTGGTTCAGCGGCACTTATCAGCTGGAGCTGAAAGGGATGGAAGGAAATCTTTCTGTCAGCCGCAATTATGTGAGAGAACTGAGGGCGAAACTAGAAATCTAA
- a CDS encoding carbon starvation CstA family protein: protein MFTFLGGIILLIIGYFTYGKFVEKVFGVKEARTTPAYTHKDDVDYLPMNTKKNSLIQLLNIAGVGPIFGPIMGALYGPVAFIWIVVGCIFAGAVHDYLTGMISIRNRGAHLPELAGKFLGKFMKHVVNAFAILLLLLVGTVFVTSPADLLYNLMDGWMGLGIILGVIFLYYVLATILPIDKIIGRFYPIFGLLLLISAVGVGVRLIWTGAPIPELTLQNMHPGHAPIFPLLFLTISCGALSGFHATQTPIISRTTEREGQGRKIFYGMMIAEGIIAMIWAAAAMSLFDGYSGLNDMLANGGPAGIVSKASTLMLGSVGGTLAILGVIILPITSGDTAFRSARMIIADYFNLSQRKIMSRLWIAIPMFVISFALTKIDFTLLWRYFSWANQSTAVIALWVGAMYLFIAKKNYWIAIIPGIFMTMATMTYIFNAGIGFGLSLNVSYVIGAVITVAITVIFFIAANKARAKEVPLEEDISGWNSVA from the coding sequence ATGTTTACATTTTTAGGGGGAATCATTCTTTTAATCATTGGCTATTTCACGTATGGGAAATTTGTGGAGAAGGTGTTTGGGGTTAAGGAAGCACGAACTACTCCAGCATATACCCATAAAGATGATGTGGATTATCTGCCTATGAATACAAAGAAGAATTCATTGATTCAGCTATTGAATATTGCGGGCGTAGGTCCGATTTTTGGTCCTATCATGGGTGCCCTGTATGGTCCGGTTGCTTTCATTTGGATCGTCGTCGGGTGCATCTTTGCAGGTGCAGTGCACGACTATTTGACTGGTATGATTTCTATTCGAAACCGGGGAGCTCATCTTCCGGAATTGGCAGGTAAATTCCTCGGAAAATTCATGAAGCATGTCGTCAATGCATTTGCTATTTTGCTTCTACTCCTTGTAGGAACGGTTTTTGTTACATCTCCAGCAGATCTTCTTTATAATCTGATGGATGGCTGGATGGGCTTGGGAATCATTTTAGGGGTCATTTTTCTTTATTATGTTCTTGCGACTATTCTTCCAATTGACAAAATCATTGGACGCTTTTATCCGATTTTCGGATTGCTGCTTCTAATCAGTGCTGTTGGAGTTGGGGTAAGATTGATTTGGACAGGTGCACCAATTCCTGAATTGACACTTCAAAATATGCATCCGGGTCATGCACCGATCTTCCCGCTGCTATTCTTGACGATTTCCTGTGGTGCTCTTTCAGGCTTCCATGCAACACAGACTCCAATTATTTCAAGGACTACAGAAAGAGAAGGACAAGGAAGAAAGATTTTCTACGGAATGATGATTGCAGAAGGCATCATTGCCATGATCTGGGCAGCTGCAGCTATGAGTTTGTTTGATGGATACAGTGGTTTAAACGATATGCTTGCCAATGGCGGACCTGCTGGAATTGTCAGCAAAGCTTCGACATTGATGCTCGGTTCTGTAGGTGGTACTCTTGCCATTCTTGGGGTCATCATCCTGCCGATTACGTCAGGGGACACTGCATTCCGCAGCGCAAGGATGATTATCGCTGACTACTTCAATCTTTCACAGAGAAAAATCATGAGCCGTCTTTGGATCGCTATTCCAATGTTCGTGATTTCTTTCGCACTGACTAAAATCGATTTCACATTACTGTGGAGGTACTTCTCATGGGCCAATCAATCCACTGCGGTCATAGCCCTTTGGGTTGGAGCAATGTATCTGTTCATTGCGAAAAAGAACTATTGGATTGCCATCATTCCAGGCATCTTCATGACAATGGCGACCATGACCTATATCTTCAACGCTGGAATCGGCTTCGGTCTATCATTAAATGTTTCTTATGTGATTGGAGCGGTCATTACAGTTGCCATCACGGTCATATTCTTTATTGCAGCGAATAAAGCGCGTGCGAAAGAAGTTCCACTTGAAGAAGATATTTCAGGATGGAATAGTGTTGCATAA